From the Porites lutea chromosome 5, jaPorLute2.1, whole genome shotgun sequence genome, the window ATACCTGCCTTTGTTTTGTATGAATCGCTTCTAATATATAAACGAATATGTAAAACATTCCAAAGAAACGTTAATCGGAGTGTTGTTTCACTAAGAATGTCCGGTCAACATAGTGACACGTTAGTCAAAACATTCTGTGGTTGGTATATAATTCGTCTGGCATTATTGTCCAATCCGTGCGTGCTGATCAATTAACCTTTGTCGCGGAATGGATATTATCAGGGAACAGTAGGATTTTTAACATTAGAGACCTGAAAATTTCCGTCAAAATAAGATTTTGAGACAAACAGGAAGATGTTACAAAAACTACTGATGGCATCAGTCAACAACGCTGCTGGATTTGTTGTAggctcccacgcaggcgttgtGAGGTGAATCGTGTTTGTGGGGAGAGATTTTAAAATACATGAAACTCCCCTGAAAACTCCTGCATGGAAGCCGGCTATATTTGATGTGGCATCAGTTATTTAATACCTACCAATACATTCCTGAAACGAACATTTGACGTTTTGTAAAGGACTACCAATGCATTTTAGGCCATTGTTAGACGGAGGAGGCCTGGTGCAAGTTCTTCTCCTCGTTTTCGAACATCCTTTGTTGCAAGGGCCCCAGTTTCCCCATAAAGACCAACCACCGTCAACTACAAAGTAAATTAAGATTTCCAAGTGCTCCCTGGTAAGTCTAGATAACgttaagggggagggggggggggagtgttGGTGAAAAGCTGATGCCAATCGTTACCCGATCAACAATTTGGGCGTCttacacaagaaaacaaaaattgttcttTTGATGAAACGATTGTACTTTTGCGTGCTCATGATGATTACATCATGAAGCCGGTGTCAATGATTACCTAACTGTAACCACTCTTTAGAGTGTTATTCATATATTAATGGGAAGCTGGGTGAAGGAGAGGAAATCAACAATAGACTGATAGCGGATGACTAAGATGCCTTTATATACTAAATTCCAGAATAATtatgaatttctttttgtttacctGGGCATGGAATATCCTTGTTGCATTTTTCGGTTTCCACGTGTTGACCAGAACAAGATTTTCCACCGTTGGACACGGGTGGGTTGGAGCAAGAACGAGATCTGGAGCGTGTTCCTTCAGCACATTTTGTTGTGCACTGACTCCAGGTATTCCACAATGACCAACCTCCGTCCACTGATTAACACAGATTAGAAAAACTGTTCTCGTAAATTAAACGCGTGGTGCCTATCTTACTTTGCGTTCATTTACTGCCAATAACGCACTTAGCCTGCAGAAGACAAGCGACAGGCCATTTCCCAGTtccaaaactctcactttcaaaacgaggctaagtgcaaaacctttcttgtgaaaatgagttttgtttgcatgagaataaaaaattattttcatatcaatagcttcgcacttagcctgtCTTTGAAACAGAGGCATGGGTCAGCTAGTAAATGTCCTACCTCAGATTACAAGGCACAAGAACAGCAGCAGGACAACTGACACACTGCGCCCTTAGCAAGCTAAGGCTatgttcataataataatcaccaGCTTTTCCCGTCTGCATTTCAAAACCTCAACCACGCAGGATCTTCAAAATATCAGCACAACAGACTTTTTGGTTTCAGTTAAAACCATCATATTACTACTATCGAAAGTTAGGAATACTTTGACATCCGTTTTAATTACAGGTAGTATGGATTTGGGTTGATACAGCTAAACGAAATCTTCACTTCATGTCACTAAAGGAAACTTTTCAACGAGTCACAGTCACTTATTTTTGTTTGTAGTTCATTACCTGGACAGAATACATGTTTATTACAGTTCCGCGACATTTCCGTCAGACCCTCACACGGTTTGCCACCATAGGCCACAGGTGGGTTGGTGCAGGACCGATTACGCCTTTGAGTTCCTCCGCCGCAAGTAACACTGCATTTGCTCCAGTTTCCCCATGAAGTCCAACCTCCATCAACTAACAGCAACAAATTAGAAATAGTACAAAACATTATTGCTATGTACGTCGTTGATTCTAGGCTGTAGGgacgggggcgggggggggggggggggtgtggggCAGTTAGGGTTGGTGTTCAAATgatcgaaattttttttcatctgattATTTAAGCTAATCATATTCATTACTTTTATAAAACCTTCATTTCCACGTTTTTCAAGCAAGAACTGAGCTCTTTTAAGTTTCTAtcgttttgcttttgtttttcaactTCCTTTTACTGCCGTTGTTCGTGTGGCGTTCATCATCCTTTTAAAATCGCTTTTATTTATAAGAGTTATTGTCTGATTACCTGGACAAGGACTGGTGTTACATTTTCTGCTCTCGCTGTTCATACCAGGGCATTTACGTCCACCATTGGCTGGGAGTGGCATGTCACATGACCGCAGACGGGACTGGATTCCTTCTCCACAAGTTGTACTACAGCTTCCCCATAACCCCCAGCAACTCCACCCACCGTGGACTAGAAAAGTAAGTAGGGTAAGCTGGTATTTTGCACAAGGAAACGAATACTAGTTTAATACTCCATAATACTCAAGCTCAATTTACTAAAGTCTTTGACCTTATAGAGGACATGCGAGTTATTATGAAACTCATCGCTAAAAGCTTAACAATTGTCTTGGCTGTGCAGCGATCACCTTTACCAATTTCTTCTGAGACATAGCAGGaacacccaacgtcaattttcggaaaatatctgttcggaagacgatttgagatctagaattttcggaacattcattgtaaaatttcttgcttgcttgcctctcctaggattttcgaacttctaaaaaatggtataattgcccatttttaacggatttttaccttgaaaaggtcacctagaattttcgggagccttttttctggctgaaattttcgaaaaggcaaattttgatccctataatttaaAGACTAACCTTGTTCACAACATTCTCCTCCGTACTGTGACGAGCATTTACATCTGGTTGGCTCTAAAATGCCTCCATTATAGCAATATCTGTTGCAATCACGAGACTGACTCAATCGAAACGGGCAAATGCCTCCGCAAATAGCAGGTTGCAGCAACTAGTGGCATGGAAGAACAAACTCctgatcacttttgaaaattttgactaGCACATGAAACGTCGTGTTTATGCAATGGCCCAAGAACCAAAGTCTTCATGTAAAAAAGGTGTTTCCTAATTTCCCGGGGAAGTGAAAAATAAGGAGGGTGGGTGCGGGACCTAAACAGTATAGTAAAAGGGATGGGGGAATTAGATAGACAGTATAATGATCAGTTGAGTTGGAAAGTTTGAGGTGCCTTAAATATCGATTGCTAGAATGCCCTCTCTCCACTGCTGCTTTCAAAACAGTCTATATAGCTTAAGTGCCCATCCCTGCGAGAACATTTCCAGTACTTCCCTTGaattaaacaacaaaataaagctGTGGTCCACATTGTGCTTGAGTAGCACACTGATACGCGGTACGCcgttttagtttaaaaattaaagtcaatgggccaaatatttaaacgtagtttagccagtgtttaacaaaaccgcgttctaagtcattttcaatttgcccaacGATCTTATCTAAACatcatttattgtgaacagttttatgaaagcatATAGAGAAGACTAGGAAAGCATTTATCTTGTTAAACAACAGTAGTATAGTAAATGTTGCCATCTCACTCACTCACTTATTTCTAACTCATCTCGCAATATATCGCTCctcttgttcactcatttcgCAAAAACTCATTCGTTTAACtcacttcattcacttcattcaatTCGTTCgattcgttcgcttcgctcactcatctcactcattttcattcagttcattcagttcattcagttcgTTCAACTCATTCGTATTGCTTCAATCGTTCACAAGTAGTCGCTCACATTGCTCGAAGAGTTAGAAATAAGTGAGTGAGTGAGATGTCAACATTTACTATACTACACTATAATAAAGAAGTGATAAAGATATtgaatcagaaaaaataaatttgatttaagaaataaaaaataaaataataatatagtaagcaatgtctcaacaaatttttactgATAAACAACTTCAGAGTTTGTCTttggaagaattaaaaaaaattttatcacaaaaaaaacaaaaagttaagaaagattataaggaattggaaaaaaagatgaaagttattgaaaaaataaaaaaagtgagtgaatttgaaaataaaattaaacaaggtAAAGTTAAACcaaaagttaattcaaaaaagattaaaaccaaagttaaaccaaaaaagattaaatctaaagtggttaccaaaaagataaaatcatttgaggattattttgaggaatgtataaGATACTCCGGACTATTTACGAAAAGCTCTTGAGAGAGCTATAAATGAGTATGAACAaggaattgaaattgaaaaatcagCTCTAAAcgaatttgctaaaaaatatattatcaagGGAAAACCAGGTATTTTACCTCTTCAGttctttataaataaaaaacatattattaaaaattttcttagaaATCATCGTAATACTAAAGTAAGGTTTATTTTAGTTTGTAttatggaaaaaaaggaaaaaaaaacaaaagatagtagtttaacttttaaagttcaagataaatcatattttaattctattacattcaataattttacatcatctgatataaaagatatttttaaaaaaagtatagtACAGATTAATGAAAAAGTGTCTAATTATCAAAAAAATGGAAGTgggtggtattttaaagaaatttatcAACTAGAAATTCATACAACTCAATTAAAACCAATGAAAGGTTCTTCTTATattcctcttccagattggattatgagaaaaaaagcaattgttagtattcgaaataaagatgataaatgttttatttggtcagtacttcgttatcttcatccaagagaaaaaaatgatagtCGATTTacagatttaaaaaagtatGAGAATGATCTTATCACTAAAGGAATTacatttccaatgaaagtaaaagacattaacaaatttgaaaaacttaatccaaatcttccaggaataaatgttttttcaaatgatgaACAAACTATTTATCCTTTGAAAATGGCTGAGAAAGATTGTaaaaatactattgatttatttttgtatgaagaagatggtaaatttcattattcattaattaaaaacttttctcgCCTTGTACGTAGTCAAATTACTTCAAGAACATATGAGCCTATACAAATTTGTAAGAGAtgtctttgttattttacaaaacCAGAATTATTAGATAAACACATCAAATATTGTTCTAGTAATAAATCAgcatttgtaaaaatgccagaaaaaaacaaaactttacattTTACTAACTATGATAGACAACTTCCTATTCCTTTTGTTAtatatgcagattttgaatgttttactaaaCCAATGAATAGCTGTTCCCCCAATcctaaagattcttacaactataactatcaaaaacacgaaccatcaggattttgtttttacgcaaagggtattgttaataaaataattaaaccaatcatttatacaaaaaaatcagatgatgaagatattgctaaaatatttgtagaaaaacttaCAGAAATGACTAAAGGGATATATGAAGATTTTTATCGTAAACCAAAACCTTTAGTAATGagtgaaaaatcaaataaagattTTCATAATGCGGTTAATTGTCATATTTGTAGTGGTGAATTAGGTAAAGATaaagttagagatcattgtcattttacaggtAAGTACCGTGGTgcagcacataacaaatgtaatcttatgtgtaaaaaaccaagaatattaccagttatatttcacaatcttcAGGGTTATGATGCTCATCTATTTATTAAACAACTTGCTAAAATAGATGGTGATCTTAGTTGTATTCcatctactgaagaaaaatatctttcattttctaaatctaTTAAAGTTGGAGAGTATAAAAATATTCATGGTGATaataaagcaataaattttgaaatcagatttgTGGACTCATTCAaatttcttcaaacatcactagccaatcttgtttcaaatttaaaccaagatgATTTTCATATTACAAAACATGCGTTTAAGCGTAACACTTCATTACTAACTCGTAAAGGAGTTTATCCTTATGACTATGTATCATCAATTGAAAAACTATCAGAAACACAACTTCCACCAAAACAGGGGTTCTATTCAAAACTATATGATGAAGATATAAGTGATGAAGATTACCAACATGCTATTAAAGTTTGGAATACATTTG encodes:
- the LOC140936240 gene encoding properdin-like, producing MRPFLVLVVLFILLAFSSVESRHRRKYRKRKTPKPEPTKPSQCRSYDDDYDHDDDDRGSRKAQNCRVGAWSRWSQCSIACGNRGWQKRTRKLLQPAICGGICPFRLSQSRDCNRYCYNGGILEPTRCKCSSQYGGECCEQVHGGWSCWGLWGSCSTTCGEGIQSRLRSCDMPLPANGGRKCPGMNSESRKCNTSPCPVDGGWTSWGNWSKCSVTCGGGTQRRNRSCTNPPVAYGGKPCEGLTEMSRNCNKHVFCPVDGGWSLWNTWSQCTTKCAEGTRSRSRSCSNPPVSNGGKSCSGQHVETEKCNKDIPCPVDGGWSLWGNWGPCNKGCSKTRRRTCTRPPPSNNGLKCIGSPLQNVKCSFQECIGGNGGGGKGQEMESDSDERQEGSSSGTTDSWHEWNEWSECSKSCGDNSRKIRSRTCNSVIAASCHGDGIQVTFCDVRRC